In the Heterodontus francisci isolate sHetFra1 chromosome 6, sHetFra1.hap1, whole genome shotgun sequence genome, one interval contains:
- the LOC137371338 gene encoding zinc finger protein 271-like: protein MDLQIATTHKKEFAKQNEDCAVEVNTKEKLETSQLNNISGCLTCVHCDFKYTDHETLETHLGSIHPEFSDLTHIVVYQKSAKLFHCQLCFFTNKVYSNVYNHVTTQHPKLSKNEEMLQTKEPHEGVTNETSKQPRAAKRKLKESKVIEEEKPVKKRRGRRKRTETASSTIEIQPIKPTETSSSTIGVQPVKRRPGRPKRKLEETKSKSVDFNCEKCGTHFNTVDELNIHKCQKKKQKDGNAPLFEFEYCDYSGRYPIQYESTRKPTVSNNPKEAAVSRKSEKPAVSNSPEKLTVPNNPEKQVVSNNPKELTDSNNPKKLAVSNDPEESSEEKDYAKSLQENVKYVRGTFYCSTCRFHCKSKSSALYHVVRVHDKPYPYQCGECGRCFVMDKELKRHMSVHTGEAYYKCSKCDFESDYARAFKNHEKQCTSQQREDNCSENIGANKQQNIDQERKLISSESPSVQPHSSHKEEVQLHENSFPKAESSEAGKKHLQLNVGKIPVSKLQLLEPAECAVAHQDSASSKDNILSCHECEMTFEEQDMYQKHKLLHSLQKPLTSESTHDDVATVSDVMEKNHAECKTFNCDSCNVKYQSEEDLQYHLNIHKPNVEGKSFNCEICTTRFEKQIDLRDHLKVHKQNISKANQSIANDNRTLYKCHYCPYSTYLFVNYIGHVRIAHTKNFPIHCSSCGDGFQLPAELKKHTCQQTRGGNVLSNQGNE from the coding sequence ATGGATCTACAAATAGCAACGACGCATAAAAAGGAATTTGCAAAACAAAATGAAGATTGTGCTGTTGAAGTTAATACTAAAGAGAAATTGGAAACAAGCCAACTCAATAATATTTCTGGATGTTTAACTTGTGTGCATTGTGATTTCAAGTATACTGATCATGAAACTTTGGAAACACATCTTGGTTCCATTCATCCTGAATTCTCTGATTTAACACATATTGTGGTTTATCAGAAAAGTGCCAAATTGTTTCACTGTCAGTTGTGTTTCTTCACAAACAAGGTGTACAGTAATGTTTACAATCATGTTACCACACAGCATCCAAAGTTGAGCAAGAATGAAGAAATGCTACAGACAAAAGAGCCCCATGAAGGAGtcaccaatgaaactagtaaacAGCCACGGGCTGCAAAGAGAAAATTAAAAGAATCCAAAGTGATTGAGGAAGAAAAACCTGTTAAAAAGCGAAGGGGTCGTAGAAAACGTACAGAAACAGCTTCAAGCACAATTGAAATACAGCCTATAAAACCTACAGAAACAAGTTCAAGCACAATTGGAGTACAACCTGTTAAGAGGAGACCTGGGAGACCAAAGCGTAAATTAGAAGAAACCAAAAGTAAAAGTGTTGATTTCAACTGTGAAAAATGTGGTACTCACTTCAATACTGTTGATGAGCTTAATATCCATAAGTGTCAGAAGAAAAAGCAGAAGGATGGCAATGCTCCACTGTTTGAGTTTGAGTATTGTGATTACAGTGGCCGTTACCCAATTCAATATGAATCCACTCGTAAGCCAACAGTTTCAAATAATCCCAAAGAAGCAGCAGTTTCACGCAAATCTGAAAAACCAGCAGTTTCGAATAGTCCTGAAAAACTGACAGTTCCGAATAATCCTGAAAAACAGGTGGTTTCAAATAATCCTAAAGAACTGACTGATTCAAACAATCCCAAAAAGTTGGCAGTTTCAAATGATCCTGAAGAGTCTTCTGAAGAAAAGGATTATGCAAAAAGTTTACAAGAAAATGTTAAGTATGTCAGAGGAACCTTTTACTGCAGTACCTGTAGATTCCATTGTAAAAGTAAAAGTAGTGCTCTATATCATGTTGTAAGGGTACACGACAAACCTTATCCATATCAATGTGGTGAATGTGGAAGATGTTTTGTTATGGACAAGGAGCTTAAAAGGCACATGTCTGTTCATACTGGAGAAGCTTATTACAAATGTTCCAAATGTGACTTCGAATCTGATTATGCCAGAGCCTTTAAGAATCATGAGAAGCAGTGTACCTCTCAGCAGAGAGAAGATAATTGTTCTGAAAATATTGGTGCTAATAAGCAGCAGAATATAGATCAAGAAAGAAAGTTAATCAGTTCAGAATCACCTTCAGTTCAGCCCCACAGTTCACATAAGGAAGAAGTACAGCTGCATGAGAATTCTTTTCCAAAAGCGGAATCATCAGAAgcaggaaaaaaacatttacagctGAATGTTGGTAAGATTCCGGTTTCAAAGTTGCAGCTTCTGGAACCTGCAGAGTGTGCGGTGGCTCATCAAGATTCTGCATCTTCAAAAGATAACATTTTATCTTGTCATGAATGTGAAATGACATTTGAAGAGCAGGATATGTACCAGAAGCACAAACTTCTCCATTCTCTACAAAAGCCACTAACCAGTGAGTCCACCCATGATGATGTGGCAACTGTGAGTGATGTTATGGAAAAAAATCATGCAGAATGTAAAACCTTCAACTGTGATAGCTGTAATGTCAAGTATCAGAGTGAAGAGGATTTACAGTATCATTTGAATATTCATAAACCAAATGTTGAAGGCAAATCTTTTAACTGTGAGATCTGCACCACCAGGTTTGAGAAACAAATTGATTTGCGTGATCACCTAAAAGTTCACAAACAAAATATTTCGAAGGCTAATCAATCTATTGCGAATGACAACCGAACACTTTACAAATGTCATTACTGCCCATATAGCACTTACCTGTTTGTAAATTACATAGGACATGTCAGGATAGCTCACACAAAAAATTTTCCTATTCATTGCTCATCTTGTGGAGATGGATTTCAGCTTCCTGCTGAGCTAAAAAAACATACGTGTCAGCAGACACGAGGTGGAAATGTCCTATCTAATCAGGGTAATGAATAG